In Miscanthus floridulus cultivar M001 chromosome 5, ASM1932011v1, whole genome shotgun sequence, one genomic interval encodes:
- the LOC136453267 gene encoding uncharacterized protein: MSADELRLELDDLRRLEGLAKHPRVQTLLVNEIRNVEAKLAKATEPSPEPLAAASAPAPSPAARPILSYVTLGSFSWDQDNEKIKIYVSLEGVEQEKVETTFKPTSVDVKFHDVKGKNYRCAIPKLNKEIVPEKCKVVVKPTKVIVTLFKASKGNWLDLHFKEDKVKPSMDKEKDPMSGIMDLMKNMYEEGDEDMKRTIAKAWSDARSGKTTDSLSGLR, encoded by the exons ATGTCGGCGGACGAGCTACGGCTGGAGCTGGACGACCTGCGGCGGCTGGAGGGTCTCGCCAAGCACCCCCGCGTCCAGACCCTCCTCGTCAACGAGATCCGCAACGTTGAGGCAAAG TTGGCGAAGGCAACCGAACCGTCGCCGGAGCCACTGGCGGCGGCTTCCGCGCCCGCTCCCTCTCCCGCGGCGCGTCCTATTTTAAGCTACGTCACGTTGGGGTCGTTCAGCTGGGACCAGGACAACGAGAAGATCAAG ATATATGTTTCCCTTGAGGGAGTTGAGCAAGAGAAGGTGGAGACTACTTTCAAGCCAACATCAGTAGATGTAAAGTTTCATGATGTCAAAGGCAAGAATTATCGGTGTGCTATACCAAAGCTCAACAAGGAAATTGTTCCTGAGAAATGTAAGGTTGTGGTGAAGCCAACAAAGGTTATTGTTACCCTTTTCAAGGCTTCTAAAGGCAACTGGTTAGACTTGCACTTCAAGGAAGATAAG GTCAAGCCAAGCATGGACAAGGAAAAGGACCCGATGTCAGGAATTATGGACTTAATGAAG AACATGtatgaggaaggcgacgaggataTGAAACGCACAATAGCCAAAGCTTGGTCTGATGCCAGGTCTGGGAAGACGACTGATTCGCTGAGCGGATTACGTTGA